In Labrus mixtus chromosome 3, fLabMix1.1, whole genome shotgun sequence, a single window of DNA contains:
- the kif14 gene encoding kinesin-like protein KIF14 translates to MSLFSVQARKHTAYYDHLITTSTARTPGRGDPAERKATDSMLGRNERTSGECEDSRSSDKSRQVNRTYVVSALSKSGSGQQTPYRGRLTLQRRSRRRTGADPEERTTVESSQNTTPAPEKRLTLQRRTRTPSMEKSTLRQRGVSGTGLQQTPKVLAEPNGRAPGVFRSMSLKDTSCRSKGKYTGTPLETQGRPAHSKTPLSVSSFTSRQLEDQAQTFTTPTKKTPFEKIAAKRDVFERLAAKEAPKPVVVKRPSLEKAKSRAQQAEDVKPTPAPRVSKASAGVLKPSVAQQVRKTSTSNQKGDVTHARTSTPAPAPAAPAPAEHTLLRGPSQALKQHDSSKMENSAVTVAVRVRPFNGREKEEKALQVIFMNGQETVVQHPDSKQSYSFTYDFSFCSVDECEPTFASQQTVYETLGKPLLLRAFEGFNTCLFAYGQTGSGKSYTMMGFGQEEGVIPRFCRELFARLTSLENEEVKCHVEMSFFEVYNEKIHDLLVTRDEPNQRTMPLKVREHPVHGPYVADLSANIVSSYNDVQGWLKLGNKQRATAATGMNDKSSRSHSVFTLVMTQTQTEFVEGEEHDHSIISRINLVDLAGSERCNSAQTSGDRLREGASINKSLLTLGKVISALSEQALTRKKVFIPYRESVLTWLLKESLGGNSKTAMIATLSPAGSNVEESLSTLRYAQQARTIINVAKVNEDTNAKLIRELKAEVEKLRAAQMSSKGVEPERVRLFEQEITALRNRLCQQEREMVEANRAWREKLEQAEIRKREETKELQKAAVSFKVDNRLPNLVNLNEDPQLSEMLLYMIKEGRTTVGKLRSESSHDIQLTGALIADQHCVINNIQGTVSITPMENAKTFVNGNLVSESTVLHHGDRVILGGDHYFRFNHPAEVQSGKRVSCWTGAGDGHKDFEFAKNELLAAQRVQLEAEIEEANLKAKEEMMQGIQMAKEVAQKELHDQKALYEGRIRTLERELNGESERKRQQELDQQRVASQVAELKMAKLELEHEVDTHKTRLRLHMEAQAMEEHRVRQARIVEALEAEKRKISRELEEMQKKRALRENHTHRNVTPQWDAMKLSLMIEEANKISAKMKKKTVFSRHESSADGNQENGGLLQVRVQNTKLGISTFWSLDKFQNNMAAMREFEQGDPTSKDDDVFYDPDDEWEQDISASSSATSSFSRRRSRSLLKSRRISGRLYEIRVHPIQSLHNSSSQSAGLMGVVKPPSTHPSSTDSSMPGICKELIGQSVARLRGCSGTEESMADRLASDLHMVYMAIQTISDLYNSLEDDSQENVFVWNLAAQTQLVKATTAIESAVFVTMQWLASIKPSSGLLCSIAEDLKSHVKKMGGFFQLFIQGCESEITSMVTEAQKKSSRCLDAALLALGHLAAMTGMPLNAVEKAAQATGKKSIVMCLLKGTNKGVHSLLEESLTITREMLREAQLAYPRNQVLQSLKSKMLDLARAMQNFIHIHITERQTDPAEWEEEEASPSHLQSLTTTATKLFQLNQAIRQLHSSVSSTLQGKDRVSNLSSCRELISSSAKAVDELVTDLSKEGALALALQLPCLESVIATRDELLSALQSLSSSWNQHGAGERRSSATSDKSLEDESISKDSAATHSAVRNRVMSKIVYSLPSGVTFKGTANWV, encoded by the exons ATGTCGTTATTTTCTGTCCAAGCGAGAAAGCATACTGCTTATTATGATCATTTAATAACAACATCGACAGCCAGGACGCCGGGGAGAGGGGACCCGGCAGAGCGGAAGGCGACAGACTCGATGCTGGGCAGAAACGAGAGGACATCCGGAGAATGTGAAGACAGCAGGTCGTCTGATAAAAGCCGACAGGTGAACAGGACTTATGTCGTATCCGCGCTGTCAAAGAGTGGCAGTGGGCAGCAGACACCTTACCGAGGCCGACTCACTCTGCAGAGGAGGTCAAGGAGGAGAACCGGGGCTGACCCGGAGGAGAGGACGACGGTCGAAAGCAGCCAGAACACCACGCCAGCCCCAGAGAAGAGGCTGACCTTGCAGCGCCGGACCCGGACTCCCTCCATGGAGAAAAGCACGCTCCGTCAGCGTGGGGTCAGCGGCACAGGCCTGCAGCAGACGCCCAAAGTGCTCGCTGAGCCAAACGGTAGGGCTCCAGGTGTGTTCAGGTCCATGAGTTTAAAAGATACTTCCTGCAGGAGCAAGGGGAAATATACAGGTACTCCACTGGAAACACAGGGGAGACCGGCGCACAGCAAGACGCCCCTCTCTGTGTCGTCCTTCACAAGCAGGCAGCTGGAAGACCAGGCCCAAACTTTTACAACCCCCACCAAAAAGACCCCGTTTGAGAAAATCGCCGCCAAGAGAGACGTGTTTGAGAGACTGGCAGCGAAAGAAGCTCCCAAACCGGTCGTTGTCAAACGTCCTAGTCTAGAGAAAGCCAAATCAAGAGCACAGCAAGCCGAGGACGTGAAGCCTACCCCTGCTCCTCGGGTCAGTAAAGCGTCTGCAGGCGTGCTGAAGCCCAGCGTGGCTCAGCAGGTGAGGAAAACCTCCACCTCAAACCAAAAGGGAGACGTGACCCATGCGAGGACCTCCACACCTGCCCCGGCTCCTGCTGCACCTGCACCTGCCGAGCACACACTGCTCCGAGGTCCCAGTCAGGCCCTGAAGCAGCATGATTCATCCAAGATGGAAAACAGTGCAGTCACTGTTGCTGTCCGTGTACGCCCATTCAATGGCAG ggaaaaagaagagaaggcCCTGCAGGTCATCTTCATGAACGGTCAGGAGACTGTTGTCCAGCATCCCGACTCCAAACAGAGCTACTCGTTCACCTATGACTTCTCTTTTTGCTCTGTGGATGAGTGCGAGCCCACCTTTGCCAGCCAGCAGACGGTGTACGAGACACTGGGCAAGCCTCTGCTGCTGAGGGCCTTCGAGGGGTTCAACACCTGCCTGTTTGCGTACGGACAAACAGGCTCTGGGAAGTCATACAC GATGATGGGCTTTGGACAAGAGGAAGGGGTCATCCCAAGATTCTGCCGGGAGCTTTTTGCAAGATTGACATCATTAGAAAATGAAGAG GTCAAATGTCATGTAGAGATGAGCTTCTTTGAAGTATACAATGAGAAGATCCACGACCTGCTGGTGACCAGAGATGAGCCAAACCAGAGGACAATGCCT CTGAAGGTGAGGGAACATCCCGTCCATGGCCCCTACGTTGCTGACCTCTCTGC aaacATTGTGAGCTCTTACAACGACGTTCAG GGTTGGCTGAAGCTGGGCAACAAGCAGAGAGCAACAGCAGCTACAGGAATGAACGACAAGAGCTCCAGATCTCACTCTGTCTTCACCCTGGTTATGACCCAGACTCAG ACTGAATTTGTGGAGGGTGAGGAGCATGACCACAGCATCATCAGCAGGATCAACCTTGTGGATCTGGCAGGCAGTGAACGCTGTAACTCTGCCCAGACGAGTGGAGACAGACTCAGg GAGGGTGCTAGCATCAACAAATCCCTGCTTACCCTGGGAAAGGTCATCTCTGCCCTGTCAGAACAAGCACTGACCAGAAAGAAGGTCTTCATACCGTACAGAGAGTCTGTCCTAACATG GCTGTTGAAAGAGAGCCTCGGTGGTAACTCCAAGACAGCCATGATCGCTACACTGAGTCCAGCGGGCAGTAATGTGGAGGAAAGCCTCAGTACTCTGCGCTATGCCCAGCAAGCCCGCACCATCATCAATGTGGCAAAAGTCAACGAGGACACCAATGCCAAACTGATCAGAG AGTTGAAGGCTGAGGTGGAGAAGCTGCGAGCCGCCCAGATGAGCTCCAAGGGCGTCGAACCAGAGAGGGTCAGGCTGTTTGAGCAGGAGATCACCGCCCTGAGGAACAGACTCTGTCAGCAAGAAAGAGAAATGGTCGAGGCTAACCG GGCATGGAGAGAGAAGCTGGAACAAGCTGAAATCCGAAAACGCGAGGAGACCAAAGAGTTGCAa AAAGCAGCTGTTTCATTCAAAGTGGACAATCGCCTGCCTAACCTGGTGAACCTGAACGAGGATCCTCAGCTGTCTGAGATGCTTCTCTACATGATCAAAGAGGGTCGAACCACAGTGGGCAAGCTCAGGTCTGAGTCCAGCCATGACATCCAGCTGACAGGAGCTCTCATCGCTGACCAACACtg tGTTATAAACAACATCCAGGGTACTGTCAGCATCACGCCAATGGAAAATGCTAAAACCTTTGTGAACGGAAACCTTGTATCTGAATCGACTGTGCTACACCAT GGTGACAGGGTGATTCTTGGTGGGGACCACTACTTCCGCTTCAACCACCCTGCAGAGGTGCAGTCTGGGAAGCGGGTTTCATGCTGGACAGGCGCAGGCGATGGTCACAAAGACTTTGAATTTGCCAAAAATGAGCTGCTTGCAGCTCAAAGAGTTCA gctGGAGGCAGAAATCGAAGAAGCCAATTTGAAGGCGAAAGAGGAGATGATGCAGGGAATCCAGATGGCGAAAGAAGTGGCCCAAAAGGAGCTCCATGACCAGAAGGCGCTTTATGAAGGAAGGATCCGAACCCTGGAGAGAGAGCTG AACGGGGAGAGTGAGCGGAAGCGTCAGCAGGAGTTGGACCAGCAAAGGGTTGCCAGCCAAGTGGCAGAGCTGAAGATGGCCAAGCTGGAGCTCGAGCATGAGGTGGACACCCACAAGACACGCCTCCGCCTGCACATGGAGGCCCAG GCAATGGAAGAACACCGTGTGCGTCAAGCAAGGATTGTTGAGGCCCTGGAGGCGGAGAAGAGAAAGATCAGCAGGGAGCTTGAGGAGATGCAGAAGAAAAGAGCCTTGAGGGAAAATCACACTCACAGAAACG TCACTCCGCAGTGGGATGCCATGAAGTTGTCCCTGATGATTGAGGAAGCCAACAAGATCAGCGctaagatgaagaaaaaaacagtctttagcAG ACACGAAAGCTCTGCTGATGGAAACCAGGAGAACGGGGGTCTGCTGCAGGTGCGAGTTCAAAACACAAAGCTGGGGATCTCAACGTTCTGGAGCCTGGACAAGTTTCAAAACAACATGGCTGCCATGAGGGAATTCGAGCAG GGGGATCCCACCTCTAAAGATGACGATGTGTTCTATGACCCTGATGATGAGTGGGAGCAAGATATATCGGCCTCCTCTTCTGCCACCTCCTCCTTCTCGCGCCGAAG GAGCAGGAGCTTGTTGAAGAGCAGGAGAATCTCAGGGCGTCTCTACGAGATACGGGTCCATCCAATACAGAGCCTCCACAACAGCTCCTCACAGTCTGCTG gcTTGATGGGCGTGGTCAAACCGCCTTCCACCCATCCTAGCAGCACTGATTCTTCCATGCCTGGCATCTGCAAGGAGCTGATTGGCCAGTCAGTGGCCCGTTTGCGTGGTTGTAGCGGGACAGAAGAGAGCATGGCCGACAGGTTGGCCTCTGATCTTCACATGGTTTATATGGCGATCCAGACCATATCTGACTTATACAACAGCCTGGAAGATGACAGCCAGGAGAACG TGTTTGTATGGAACTTGGCGGCCCAGACTCAGCTGGTCAAAGCCACCACAGCCATCGAGAGTGCAGTGTTTGTTACCATGCAGTGGTTGGCCAGCATTAAACCCTCCTCTGGCCTGCTCTGCTCCATTGCTGAAGATCTCAAGAGCCATGTCAAGAAGATGGGAGGATTCTTCCAGCTGTTCATTCAG GGGTGTGAATCTGAGATCACATCGATGGTGACAGAGGCACAGAAGAAGAGCAGCCGGTGTTTGGATGCAGCGTTGCTCGCACTTGGCCACCTGGCGGCAATGACAGGCATGCCGCTGAATGCCGTGGAGAAGGCTGCCCAAGCCACAGGCAAG AAATCCATTGTCATGTGTCTGCTAAAGGGGACCAATAAGGGTGTCCACTCACTTTTAGAGGAGAGCCTCACTATCACCAGAGAAATGCTCAGAGAGGCTCAGCTGGCTTACCCCAGGAACCAA GTCCTGCAGAGCCTTAAATCCAAGATGCTTGATTTAGCACGTGCTATGCAGAACTTCATACATATCCATATCACG GAGAGGCAGACTGACCCAGcagagtgggaggaggaggaggcctcACCCTCCCATTTGCAGAGTCTGACAACTACAGCGACAAAGCTGTTCCAGCTGAACCAGGCCATTAGACAGCTGCATTCCTCTGTGTCTTCAACACTACAAG GAAAAGACAGAGTCTCCAatctcagcagctgcagagagctgATCTCTTCCTCTGCCAAGGCTGTGGATGAGCTGGTCACTGATCTATCCAAGGAGGGGGCATTGGCGCTTGCCTTGCAGCTTCCCTGTCTTGAGAGCGTCATCGCCACACGAGACGAACTCCTCTCCGCCCTGCAGTCTCTGTCCTCATCCTGGAACCAACACGGGGCAGGGGAACGAAGAAGCTCGGCTACTTCAGATAAGAGCCTCGAAGACGAAAGCATATCCAAAGACAGTGCTGCCACTCACAGCGCTGTTAGAAACCGAGTCATGAGTAAGATAGTGTACTCCCTCCCTTCAGGTGTAACGTTTAAAGGCACCGCTAACTGGgtgtga
- the ddx59 gene encoding probable ATP-dependent RNA helicase DDX59 has product MFVPRALKVKRPAQASSHILTKKSKDDWEERKDEGISVALVQKEEAFEGTESQCGTIETSGDSAGVTESSVLDPASSDAEDDEEEEEPVKSFRKSQRWPEPGEPVCVMCGRYGEYICDSTDNDVCSLECKAKHLAQMGLGTGADVFIRTDKNEDEIKTQTQQQAGDPGGVCISESSYSYREDPFISGLTEEQVQRIKQELGIETEGRDVSRPIVEFEHCGFPATLHGNLKKAGYEAPTPVQMQMLPVGLTGRDVIASADTGSGKTVAFLLPVVVRALEKTAHSVSSPVALILTPTRELAIQIERQAKELVMGLPNMRTALLVGGMPLPPQLHRLKSSIKIIIATPGRLLEILKQKAVHLNNVKVIVVDEVDTMLKMGFQQQVLEILEQVPEAHQTLLASATIPKGTEELAARLVRDPIRIVIGEKNQPCANVRQILLWVEEPSKKKKLFEIVNDSKLYQPPVVVFVDCKLGADLLCEAVAKVTGLNTVAIHSDKSQWERNRILRGLLDGAFEVVISTGVLGRGLDLANVRLVVNFDMPNTMDEYVHQVGRAGRLGHRGTAITFLNSNNKRLFLDVVNRVKPTGSILPPQLLNSPHLHEQQRREKQRAKQGPDDVLVTKNNLLDIIRKHDRRKK; this is encoded by the exons atgtttgtgccCAGAGCTCTGAAAGTGAAGAGACCTGCCCAGGCCTCAAGCCACATTTTGACCAAGAAAAGCAAAGACgattgggaggagagaaaggatgAAGGTATTTCAGTGGCACTTGTTCAAAAGGAGGAAGCATTTGAAGGCACAGAATCACAGTGCGGTACGATCGAAACAAGTGGAGACTCTGCAGGTGTGACAGAGAGCTCAGTACTGGATCCTGCCTCGAGTGATGCAGAGgatgacgaggaggaagaggaacctGTAAAATCCTTTAGAAAGAGCCAGAGGTGGCCTGAGCCAGGGGAGCCTGTCTGTGTGATGTGTGGTCGCTATGGAGAGTACATTTGTGACAGTACTGACAATGATGTTTGCAGTCTTGAGTGCAAAGCCAAGCATTTGGCCCAAATGGGGTTAGGGACCGGGGCAGATGTGTTTATCCGTACGGacaaaaatgaagatgaaataAAGACTCAAACTCAACAGCAAGCGGGTGACCCTGGTGGAGTATGCATTAGTGAATCAAGCTATTCCTACAGGGAAGATCCGTTCATTTCAGGCCTAACAGAAGAGCAGGTGCAGCGGATTAAACAGGAGCTGGGCATTGAGACGGAGGGGAGAGACGTCAGTAGACCCATAGTTGAGTTTGAACACTGTGGCTTCCCTGCGACACTGCATGGAAACCTGAAAAAGGCTGGCTATGAGGCACCCACACCCGTCCAGATGCAGATGTTGCCTGTTGGTCTCACCGGGCGAGATGTGATCGCCAGCGCTGACACAGGCTCAGGGAAGACTGTGGCCTTCCTTCTGCCAGTGGTTGTGAGGGCACTGGAG AAAACAGCACACAGTGTGAGCAGTCCTGTGGCTCTGATCCTGACCCCTACCAGGGAACTGGCCATTCAGATAGAGAGACAGGCCAAAGAGCTTGTGATGGGCCTGCCTAACATGAGGACTGCACTGCTGGTGGGCGGCATGCCGCTTCCTCCACAGCTCCACCGCCTGAAAAGCAGCATTAAA ATAATCATAGCCACCCCTGGGAGACTTCTTGAGATCTTGAAGCAGAAGGCAGTTCACTTGAATAATGTGAAGGTCATCGTGGTTGATGAG GTTGACACGATGTTGAAGATGGGTTTCCAGCAGCAGGTTCTGGAGATTTTGGAGCAAGTTCCCGAAGCGCACCAGACTCTACTTGCGTCTGCCACCATCCCAAAGGGAACGGAAGAGCTGGCAGCCCGATTGGTTCGTGACCCCATTCGTATTGTCATTGGGGAGAAGAACCAGCCCTGTGCCAACGTGAGGCAGATCCTGCTCTGGGTAGAGGAGCCctccaagaagaagaaactatTTGAGATTGTCAAC GACAGTAAGCTGTACCAGCCTCCTGTGGTGGTGTTTGTCGACTGTAAACTGGGAGCTGATTTGCTGTGTGAGGCGGTCGCCAAGGTGACAGGCCTCAACACTGTGGCAATCCACTCTGACAAGAGCCAATGGGAACGCAACCGCATCCTCAGG GGTCTACTGGATGGAGCCTTTGAAGTGGTGATCAGTACAGGTGTGCTGGGCCGAGGTCTGGACCTGGCCAATGTCAGACTGGTGGTTAACTTTGACATGCCAAACACAATGGATGAATATGTCCATCAG GTGGGCAGAGCAGGTCGGCTGGGACACAGAGGAACAGCAATCACCTTTctcaacagcaacaacaagcgTCTGTTTCTTGATGTGGTAAACCGGGTCAAGCCCACAGGGTCCATtctccctcctcagctcctAAACTCTCCCCACCTCCacgagcagcagaggagggaaaagCAAAGGGCCAAGCAGGGGCCTGATGATGTGCTTGTCACCAAGAACAATCTATTAGACATCATAAGGAAACATGACCGTCGCAAAAAGTAG